Proteins encoded within one genomic window of Brenneria nigrifluens DSM 30175 = ATCC 13028:
- the rsuA gene encoding 16S rRNA pseudouridine(516) synthase RsuA — protein MRLDKFLSQQLEISRSLVARELRAQRVTVDGDVVKNGAFKLLPEHQVAFDGNPLAQQCGPRYFMLNKPQGYVCSTDDPDHPTILYFMDVPVAYKLHAAGRLDIDTTGLVLLTDDGQWSHRITSPRHHCEKTYLVTLEQPLSDDTPAQFAAGVQLHGEKHVTKPATLEKITDYQVRLTISEGRYHQVKRMFAAVGNRVVQLHRERIGDIILDSALQPGEYRALSGQEITAIR, from the coding sequence ATGCGATTGGACAAATTTTTATCCCAGCAGTTGGAAATCAGCCGTTCGCTGGTGGCGCGCGAGCTGCGCGCGCAGCGGGTCACCGTTGATGGGGACGTGGTGAAAAACGGTGCTTTTAAATTGCTTCCCGAGCATCAGGTGGCGTTCGACGGCAATCCGTTGGCGCAGCAGTGCGGACCGCGTTATTTTATGCTGAATAAACCGCAGGGCTACGTCTGCTCGACGGACGATCCCGATCATCCGACCATTCTTTATTTTATGGATGTCCCCGTCGCGTACAAGCTGCATGCGGCGGGACGTCTGGATATCGATACCACCGGGCTGGTGCTGCTGACCGACGACGGGCAGTGGTCGCATCGTATCACCTCGCCCCGCCATCACTGCGAGAAGACCTATCTGGTGACGCTGGAGCAGCCGTTAAGCGACGACACCCCAGCGCAGTTTGCGGCCGGGGTGCAACTGCATGGCGAGAAGCATGTGACCAAGCCCGCGACGCTGGAAAAGATAACGGATTATCAGGTGCGTCTGACCATCAGCGAAGGGCGTTATCATCAGGTGAAAAGAATGTTTGCCGCGGTGGGGAACCGCGTGGTGCAGTTACACCGCGAACGCATCGGCGATATCATCCTGGACAGTGCGTTGCAACCCGGCGAATACCGGGCGCTGAGCGGTCAGGAGATCACCGCCATCAGGTAG
- a CDS encoding YecH family metal-binding protein has translation MSSIHGHEVLQMMIASGDSFTNEQLIAAIENRFGSDARFHTCSATDLTAAKLVQFLAERGKFIPLEAGFTTSASKICRH, from the coding sequence ATGTCATCCATTCACGGCCATGAAGTTTTGCAAATGATGATCGCCTCCGGCGACTCTTTTACCAATGAACAGCTGATTGCCGCCATTGAAAACCGTTTCGGGAGCGATGCCCGTTTTCATACCTGCTCGGCCACCGATCTGACCGCGGCGAAACTGGTACAGTTTCTGGCCGAACGCGGCAAATTTATTCCGCTTGAGGCCGGTTTCACCACCAGCGCCAGTAAAATCTGCCGGCACTAG
- a CDS encoding DEAD/DEAH box helicase encodes MPVTLRPYQREAVSATLEYFRRHTQPAVIVLPTGAGKSLVIAELAKLARGRVLVLAHVKELVAQNHAKYCAWGLEADIFAAGLRQRQSQGKVVFGSVQSVARNLDRFEHAFSLLIVDECHRIGDDDDSQYQRIIRHLQQTNPQLRLLGLTATPFRLGKGWIYQYHYHGMIRGGEHSLFRDCIYELPLRYMIKHGFLVPPERLDMPIVQYDFSRLAAGSTGLFSEADLNHELKRQQRITPHIVSQIVDYAQTRLGVMIFAATVEHAREIHGLLPPGQAALVSAETPPAERDALIADFKRQRLRYLVNVAVLTTGFDAPHVDLIAILRPTESVSLYQQIVGRGLRLFPGKTECLILDYAGNPHDLHTPEVGHSKPRRDSQPVQVFCPQCGFANLFWGKTAADGSVIEHYGRRCQGWETLDDGLRRQCDFRFRFKICPHCGAENDIAARRCHQCENVLVDPDDMLKAALKLKDALVLRCSGMSLTPGKDARGEWLNVTYHDEDGAEVSERFRLQTPAQRHVFQLNFLRVHQRAPGVPFVWQTAADVLAQRHLLRAPDFVVARRQGKFWQLREKMFDYQGRFRRANELRG; translated from the coding sequence ATGCCGGTTACCTTACGGCCTTACCAGCGTGAGGCTGTATCCGCTACGCTTGAATATTTCCGTCGTCATACCCAGCCAGCCGTTATCGTACTGCCGACGGGGGCAGGAAAAAGTCTGGTTATCGCCGAACTGGCCAAACTCGCCCGCGGACGTGTGCTGGTTTTGGCGCACGTCAAGGAGCTGGTGGCGCAGAATCATGCCAAATACTGCGCCTGGGGGCTGGAGGCGGATATTTTCGCCGCCGGACTACGGCAACGGCAAAGCCAGGGGAAAGTGGTGTTTGGCAGCGTGCAGTCGGTGGCACGCAACCTGGATCGGTTCGAACACGCCTTTTCATTGCTGATCGTTGATGAATGCCACCGCATCGGCGATGACGACGACAGCCAATATCAACGGATTATCCGCCATCTGCAACAAACCAATCCGCAACTGCGGCTGCTGGGGCTGACGGCAACGCCCTTTCGTCTGGGGAAGGGCTGGATTTATCAATACCATTATCACGGCATGATACGCGGCGGCGAACACAGCCTGTTCCGCGATTGCATCTATGAACTGCCGCTGCGCTATATGATCAAACACGGCTTTCTGGTGCCGCCGGAACGGCTGGATATGCCCATAGTGCAATACGATTTCAGCAGGCTGGCGGCGGGCAGCACCGGCTTGTTCAGCGAGGCCGATCTTAATCACGAGCTAAAGCGCCAGCAGCGCATCACCCCGCATATCGTCAGCCAGATCGTCGACTATGCGCAGACGCGCCTGGGGGTGATGATTTTCGCCGCCACCGTTGAACATGCCCGTGAAATCCATGGCTTATTGCCGCCGGGCCAGGCCGCGCTGGTCAGCGCCGAAACGCCGCCGGCGGAGCGTGACGCGCTTATCGCCGACTTTAAACGGCAGCGGCTGCGCTATCTGGTCAACGTCGCCGTGCTGACCACCGGCTTTGATGCCCCGCACGTCGATCTGATCGCCATATTACGCCCGACGGAATCCGTCAGCTTATATCAGCAAATTGTCGGCCGCGGCTTGCGTCTGTTTCCCGGCAAAACCGAGTGTCTGATCCTGGATTATGCCGGAAACCCACACGATCTCCATACCCCGGAGGTCGGACACAGCAAACCCCGCCGCGACAGCCAGCCGGTGCAGGTTTTCTGTCCGCAATGCGGTTTCGCTAATTTATTCTGGGGGAAAACCGCCGCGGACGGCAGCGTAATCGAACATTACGGCCGCCGCTGCCAGGGGTGGGAGACGCTGGACGACGGTCTGCGCCGGCAGTGCGACTTTCGCTTTCGCTTTAAGATCTGCCCGCACTGCGGCGCGGAGAACGACATTGCGGCCCGCCGCTGTCACCAGTGTGAAAATGTGCTGGTCGATCCCGATGATATGCTGAAAGCGGCGCTGAAGCTGAAAGACGCGCTGGTATTGCGCTGCAGCGGCATGAGCCTGACGCCCGGCAAGGACGCCAGAGGGGAATGGCTCAACGTCACCTACCATGACGAAGACGGCGCCGAGGTGAGCGAGCGTTTTCGCCTGCAAACGCCGGCGCAGCGCCACGTATTCCAGCTAAATTTCTTGCGCGTTCATCAACGGGCGCCGGGCGTCCCTTTCGTCTGGCAAACCGCCGCCGACGTTTTGGCGCAGCGGCATTTACTGCGCGCGCCCGACTTTGTGGTTGCCCGCCGCCAGGGGAAATTCTGGCAGCTACGGGAAAAAATGTTCGATTATCAGGGCCGTTTCCGGCGGGCAAACGAGCTGCGCGGCTAG
- the rplY gene encoding 50S ribosomal protein L25: MIIIKAEARKDQGKGASRRLRHAGKFPAIVYGGSEAPVAIELDHDSVKNQELKDGFYGEVVILSIDGKETKVKVQAVQRHPFKPKLTHIDFIRA; this comes from the coding sequence ATGATTATTATCAAAGCAGAAGCACGTAAAGATCAGGGTAAGGGTGCGAGCCGCCGCCTGCGTCATGCCGGTAAATTTCCGGCCATCGTTTATGGTGGTTCCGAAGCGCCGGTTGCTATCGAACTGGATCACGACAGCGTTAAAAACCAGGAACTGAAAGACGGTTTCTACGGTGAAGTGGTGATCCTGTCTATCGACGGTAAAGAAACTAAAGTCAAGGTTCAGGCTGTACAACGTCACCCGTTCAAGCCCAAACTGACTCATATCGACTTTATCCGCGCTTAA